The Megalobrama amblycephala isolate DHTTF-2021 linkage group LG7, ASM1881202v1, whole genome shotgun sequence genome window below encodes:
- the LOC125272062 gene encoding H-2 class I histocompatibility antigen, Q10 alpha chain-like: MGLLDDTQIDSYNSEEKTQIPKQQWMKEEMQEDYWKKGTQSRESKEQWFNVNANILMNHMGDNDSDLHVLQWRHGCEVEQEGDQVKFLKGINEFGYDGENFLSFDDKESQWIAAVDEALPTKRKWDNVPILNQYTKGYLEKECVDWLNKFREYGDEELRNSSPPNVHVIEKKNTNDKSKLKLTCMATGFYPKDVMMIIRKNHTSLPEDQIESTGIRPNHDGSFQMRKSVEIKGKEKDEYDCFVTHKSIKEPIIVKLAAESLNATNPEEPGGQDSSGESPDIRATVFIFYLSLIFHLIWIF, translated from the exons ATGGGTCTGTTGGACGACACACAGATCGACTCTTACAATAGTGAAGAAAAGACACAGATTCCCAAACAACAGTGGATGAAAGAGGAAATGCAGGAGGATTACTGGAAAAAAGGCACTCAGTCCAGAGAGAGTAAAGAACAGTGGTTTAACGTGAACGCCAATATTCTGATGAACCACATGGGAGACAATGATTCAG ATCTTCATGTTCTTCAGTGGAGACACGGTTGTGAAGTTGAGCAGGAGGGAGATCAAGTGAAGTTTCTCAAAGGCATTAATGAGTTCGGCTATGATGGAGAAAACTTCTTGTCTTTTGATGATAAAGAGTCTCAATGGATTGCTGCAGTTGATGAAGCTCTACCAACCAAGAGAAAATGGGACAATGTGCCAATCCTAAACCAATACACCAAAGGATACCTGGAGAAAGAGTGTGTGGACTGGCTCAACAAATTCAGAGAATATGGAGACGAGGAGCTCAGAAACAGCT ctcctccaaATGTCCATGTGATTGAAAAGAAGAATACCAATGACAAAAGCAAGCTGAAACTCACCTGTATGGCCACTGGCTTCTACCCCAAAGATGTGATGATGATCATTAGGAAAAATCACACATCTCTGCCTGAAGATCAGATTGAATCCACAGGAATCAGACCAAACCATGATGGATCCTTCCAGATGAGGAAGAGTGTGGAGATCAAGGGGAAGGAAAAAGATGAATATGATTGTTTTGTGACCCACAAGAGCATCAAAGAACCAATCATTGTCAAACTGG ctgctgaatCACTGAATGCAACTAATCCTGAAGAACCTGGTG GACAAGACAGTTCTGGAGAATCACCAGACATCAGGGCGactgttttcatattttatctctctctcatatTTCATCTAATCTGGATATTTTGA